ATTGTACAGAACCTGGATACGCATACCTATAACCTGATGCTGACAAACCTCGAACTGTTTTTTGGTTACTGCTCCCGGTTTTACGACCGGCAGTTTTTAACGCGGGTGAAGGTGAGTAACGATACCCTGGAGAATTTTGAACGGTTGTTGAATGAATATTTCGCGCAGGATACATTAATAGAAGCTGGATTGCCGGATGTGAAATATTTTGCGTCGCGATTAAATCTGTCGCCAAACTATTTATCAGACCTGCTTACAAAATACACGGGGAAACCAACACTGGAACACATCCATTTAAAGATGATAGAAAAAGCCAAGTCGCTGTTGTGGAGCAGCGACCTGGCGATTTCAGAAATTGCTTATAACCTTGGTTTCGAACATCCTTCGCACTTTACGAAGATCTTCAAGTCTAAGACTGGTAAATCACCAAAGGAGTTCAGGCAGAATTAATTCGCATCCCACCATACCTTCGTGTATATTAAAGCGATGCCTGGGAAATTCGCATTTCTTGTTACTTCCGAGTTGGGATATATTAAACGTTCAGGCATTCTTCCTGCTCCTATTGAACTGGCTGCAGAAGTGGTAAAGAAGTCAGGGTAATTCGTACGGCGCCATTCAGTCCAGGCTTCAAAACCCTGGTTGCCCGTCATCGCCAGCCATTTTTGTATAATGATGGCCCTGATCTGTGCCGTTGTGCCACCCGGCCATTGCGCGGCCGGCGCTGAGGCCAGATAGGTAGATACACCCGGTACATTATAAGAAGCAAAGCTTGCCTGTATACCTTTGGTGAATAAAGTCTGTGCAGGCACGCCTGTATTCAGCCAGCCCCTAACCACCGCTTCTGCCTGTAAAAAATAACTTTCGGCAGCCGACATAAATTTAACCGGGGCGTTGGCGGATTTGTCGTTCAGTCCATTGGCGCCAACAGCAGCGGTGGGCAATGAGATGGTATCATTCTGGGCGTTGCCACGGTAAGCTCCCTGCTTAAGGCCGATGATGGTATCAACTGTGTATGCAGTAGTGGAATAATTAAAAAAGACAGGCTCCCTGGGGTCATGATTTTGTGTCATGAATTTGGTTACGGTTTCACTGGCCACCATGTTCTGCGTGCGGCCCAGCCCAAGCATTTCAGAGAACAGCGGATTTTGATTACCACCAATCGTACTATAATTGATTTGGGCATCGGTTTCGAGGAACATGGTATTGGCGCCGCTTAAAGTGGCTATGCCCGCTGCTGCTTTTTGTGGCGCTACTTCCGACAACCGCAGGTATGCGCGCAGTTTAAACGTATTGGCAAAACGCAGCCATTGTTCCATATTTCCCTGGAAGATGAGGTCGTCGCCGGAGGGCGTTACTTCTGCATTCACATCTATTAATGAAATGGCGCGGTCTACATAAGCAAAGATGCTGTCGTACACCTGTTGTTGCGGCGTATACGTGGGATTGGTAATGTTAGGCGTGGCGGCCTGGGTTAAAGGTATATCGCCAAATGCATCGGTGGCTAACTGCATGTCGTAAGCTTTCATCAAAAGCGCAATGGCGGTATATTGATTTAAGCTCTGTTTCCCCTGCGTCATGTTCAGTATTTCCTGGATGT
The Niastella koreensis GR20-10 genome window above contains:
- a CDS encoding SusD/RagB family nutrient-binding outer membrane lipoprotein gives rise to the protein MTTQYIKKSCLVLLAVSVIGLAGCKKYLDTNNNPNLSTTASPDLLLPAVQAAIGHVLGNPLQIYGSFWAQYWTQNPTSSQYRSIEQYASTTTDFDRVWRMMYPDALQDIQEILNMTQGKQSLNQYTAIALLMKAYDMQLATDAFGDIPLTQAATPNITNPTYTPQQQVYDSIFAYVDRAISLIDVNAEVTPSGDDLIFQGNMEQWLRFANTFKLRAYLRLSEVAPQKAAAGIATLSGANTMFLETDAQINYSTIGGNQNPLFSEMLGLGRTQNMVASETVTKFMTQNHDPREPVFFNYSTTAYTVDTIIGLKQGAYRGNAQNDTISLPTAAVGANGLNDKSANAPVKFMSAAESYFLQAEAVVRGWLNTGVPAQTLFTKGIQASFASYNVPGVSTYLASAPAAQWPGGTTAQIRAIIIQKWLAMTGNQGFEAWTEWRRTNYPDFFTTSAASSIGAGRMPERLIYPNSEVTRNANFPGIALIYTKVWWDAN
- a CDS encoding helix-turn-helix domain-containing protein; translation: MEFVDIHSITELHTFYGYEKPTHPLITIIDWAKVDRSKRRKGDIYYRLDMYAIACKKAQGEFRYGRSTYDFSEGSLIFMAPQQAIQPDPAFEVREGWAMYIHPDFLNASKKGAALTNFSFFGYDANEALHISDAENKILEECLHNIQREIVQNLDTHTYNLMLTNLELFFGYCSRFYDRQFLTRVKVSNDTLENFERLLNEYFAQDTLIEAGLPDVKYFASRLNLSPNYLSDLLTKYTGKPTLEHIHLKMIEKAKSLLWSSDLAISEIAYNLGFEHPSHFTKIFKSKTGKSPKEFRQN